In Geotalea uraniireducens, the genomic window CCCAATAACTGGTAAGTCGCGTGAGTTTGACATCCGAGCGACAAAAAGATACGAGTATCACGAGTCGTTCATCTATAGGCTATGCTTGAGTGTGGAATGCAAGAACATTCGCGCGAATTGTCCACTTGTCATCCATTGTTCGCCGAGAACGGAAAAGGAGAGCTATCAAGATCTAATTTGGAGCAGAATTGTGAAAGGTAGCATTACAGCACAATTCTCTGATCGGGCCTTTCCTTATGCACTTAGAGGAGCCGACTGTGTTTATGTTACTAAAGGCCCGGTAGGCAAAAGCTGCGACCAGGTCGGACGGCGAGACGACAATAAAGCTGAAGTTATCGGCAGTGATGGCGACGTATTTGAAAAAATATCCCAAGCCATTAATTCATCATACGACCTCATCCACTCAAGCCACTACGCAGGTGACGAGAACGTGACTATAGTTTCAAATGTGGTGCCGGTTCTGGTAGTGCCAGAAGGGCGTCTATGGACTGTCTCGTATGACAATTCAGGCGAAATAGTCGAAGGTCCGTCACCTGTATCGACAGCTACTTACTACATTGGAAAATCGTGGTCCGTAAAAGGCCACACCAATACCCAACACTACAGACTTTCTCATCTGGAAATAGTTGAGTTTGGAAGACTGTCTGAGCTGGTGAAGAAACATACCGACCAAGATAAGTTTTCGTCAAAAGTACTTAGAACAAACGTCACTATAAGGCGCGAATGAGTTGCTGAAACTGACATTCAACCATCGGCAACAGCGGTCTACGCTAACGCTCCGCCGCTGGTGCCTTGAGACGTTATGCAACAAAAAACAAGAAAAGGAGAATCAGAAAATGGCTCTAACTCTCGCAAATCTGGACGCCGAAACTCGCAGCTTCGAAACCCAAGAAATACTTGCCGACATTGCCGCAGGAAAACTCTACATTAGCGCCAGACTCAGCCCCGCTGGAGCGCAGGTTTACCCGGAAATTCTCAAAAAAGCCGCTGAACAACATGATGACACTTGGTTTGCATCCCAACTTCAAGGAAAATTTAACGCCACAGAAAACCGAAACGTCAAAGGCAAAATAATCAGCGCTAGTGTCCCCGTGAACGCCCATGAGATGTTGGCAGAAGGAGAGTTCAACAGGTTTTATCTCAGAGGTCTTTGTCTGCGAGCAATTCAAAATAATATTCCTCACCTTGTAATCTATCGCGCCAAAACGGTAAGCAACCCAAGAGCCGAATCAGAAGCCAAAATAGGAACTACCATTAACCCCGCTTCGCTCCTTGCTGACCTTCGTAACAATATCGGAATTGACACGGCGCTCGGATTGCCAGCAGGTCCGAACTCTGGTCTAAGCGCGAAACTGCCTTAAACAAATAAGAGTCGGCCTTCATCGTCAATAGTGGGGGCACGGTCATAATCACTATCAGGGCCGCTTTGCAGTTCAGAAATAAGAGCATCTAAGGGGACGTAGTTGATTAGTTGAGTAGTGGAGGGTAAGTCAACAAATCAACAACGTCCCCTGGCGGCCCCCCAGGCAACAAGCAGAATTTGATAAGAAGCTGACAGAATTGGAGCACCAGTTAGGGCTTACCCCTGGTCAACTCTCAGGAAAGTCTCAGAGAGAACCAAAATGAGGATTCTTAGCTAGGCTATTCGGTAAGTGAGCGGAAGGAGAGCAAGAAATGGCTTTGATTAATTGTCACGAGTGCATGGGCAAAGTTTCTAGTACTGCCTTGTCTTGTCCCAAATGTGGTGCGCCAATCGCCAATTTGAAAGAATACCTTGCAACTGGGACTCAATTAACAACAATACAAGAAACAAGTAAAAGGCTAAAACTGCATTTAGTAATAGGAATGGGGCTATTCATACTAGGATTTGCATTCATAGCCAATGGGCTCGCTGGACTTGGAATAACAGCTTGTGTGGTGGGCTCTCTACTGTATACATTCACGAAGATAAGAATCTGGTGGCATCATAAGTGACGTTACAACCAGCGCCACGACCGGCCCGAAGAACAGGCCGGTCAGGCTTATGCTGTTAAATGGGAAAATATGAAAAGGCTATTTGGGTTTCTATTCTTGATGTCAATGATTTTGATGACTGGCTGCATGCCATTTTGGGTGCATGATTATTATAGCCCCAGCGCGGAGGAGGGAATAGTCAAGAAATCCACTTGTTATGAATCAAGTGGTCCACCCGATACTATCGAATTCAAGCGTGACGGTGTAACTATAAAAGTAATTGCTTCAGAATTGGAGACCGGCGTTTATGTTTTTGTAAGGCTACATATTCCAAAAGGCAAAACGGTCCGACTTGAAAGCCCAACAGTAAGAATCTCAACAACTCCAGGTTCTATCACTGCAGATGGTAGTTTTAGCCCGAATTTGTATACTGGCCAGGCGCCATGGAAAATTAATGAGGCAATGATTGGCGATACAAAAGAATCAACTATAGGATTCTTTGGGCCGAAAACTTATGATAACTACTACTCTATAGGTGCAACGGTAATTATGGATAAGTCAGATAAGTTAATTATTTATATGCCCGCCTTCTACATAAATGACAAAAAGGTGCAGTTGCCGGAAATTCACTTCAAAAAAGATAAATACTTGGAGCTATTCGCGCCTATTAACTGCTGAAAATTGAATCTAACTGTCGGTGTTACTGTTTTCGCTACGTTACACAGCAGACCCTCTAGCCGTTGGCCAGAAGAGAGAAATGAAAGCAAAAATATGCGGAATCTGTTGAACTTTGCCCACCCATCCTGATTGCCGAGCCCGGCCGCTTGGCTCATGGCGGTGCCGTTGCCGGAAAAGGAGGCGCGACGTGGTAAAACCGGGGGAAAGCGAACTCTGGCGGAGGAGCCGATGAAGGCGGTTGCGGCAGCACTGATTTTATCTGGATTCATCTGGCTGGCCGGGCCGGCGGCGGCCTTCAACAGCGCCGAGGTGGCCGCGGAGGCGCAGGCCGGCTTCGTCCAGATCCTCGACCTGTGGCGGAACGAGCAGTACGCGGCACTTTACGCCCGTCTCGATCACCCTGCCGACCGGGGCTGGGACTACTTCGCGTCGCGGATCGTCTATGCGGCCCGGGTTCCCGCCTGCTGCTGGGAACAGCTCCAGGATGTGCAGTCGACGGTGCTCAACGCCGATCAGGTGGTGATCCATGCCAGGGTCGGCTTCGAGGTGGAAGGGGTGGGGACCCGGTTCGTCAGCCGGGATTTCCGGCTGCACCGGAGTGACGGCGTCTGGAAACTGCCGATGGATGATGTGTTGGCCCTCTCCGACTACAACTACCAGCGGATTCCCCGCGAAATCTACGAACGACAGCCCTGACCGCGCCGGCGGCGATCACCGTCAGCCATTCTCGACAATCCGTCCCATCAACGATTCGAAATTCCTGAACATTTCCCGATCAAAAGCACCGCGCAGCTCTTCCCGCATCAGCCTGACCGCATCGCTATGTCCGGTCGCCTTGCGATACGGCCGGTCGGTCGTCAGTGCACAATAGACGTCGCAGAGCGAGACCAGCTGCACGGCATGGGGGATGGCGTTGCCTTTGAGCTGCAGCGGATAGCCGGTGCCGTCGCTCCGCTCGTGATGCAGCCTGACCACCGCCAGGGGGGTGTCGCCGTAGACGCCCAGCTTCTCCAGGTAGTCGTAGCCGAACTGCGGATGTTGCTTGATCTTCAGGTATTCAACGTCCTTGAGGCTGTGGGGCTGGTTGATGATTTCCCGGGGGATGAATGCCATGCCGAAATCGTGGAGCAGTGAGCCGATGGCGACCTCTACCGGGTCATCGCCGGGGTGGCCGAGGTCGGCATGGAGCATGAGGGCCAGGGCCGTAACCTGGATGCTATGGACAAAGGTGTAGTAGTTGTGCGGCACCACCGAGGCGATGGCGGCCAGCGCCCGGCGCTCGGTAGTCGCATAGCGGACGAGGCTTGCCGCGATGTCCCTGCAGCGGGCGGCGTTTGCGGTCCGTTCCGGCTCGGTGAACAGGTCGTCAAGATAGTTGATTGCCGTCTGATAGAGAATCTTGCCTTTCGCCGTGCCGGAGATATCCTCCCGGCCGAGCATGGCGGGAAGGCTGGCTTCGAGTTGCTCGGTCAGCTCTTCGAGGTCGCCGGTCCGCACGTAGAGAAATTCGACGTTGTTCTTTTCGAGCCGAATCCGGTCGGTGACGGCAAAGCGCTGCTCCGGCCCCTTGTACAGGACATGGTTGCCGTCCCGTCGCAAGTAGAGCGGCATGGCGGGGAAGATGTCCGGCTCGATGGCTTCGATACTGACCGGACGATAGTAGGCTTCGTTCATGGCTCGATCCTTGGGCATGTGGGAATTGGTTACGGTGAAGCAGCTCCCGGGCGGTACGTGCAGGGAGCGGGCTTCGGGAGAGGAGCATCGGATCGGGGGTGACGACGTAATCCTCCCCTTTTAATTAATTATCGGTGCCGGCGATGTAAAACTTGAGCGGTGCCGTTGCGGATGCAGCGTAACCGGTCGTTTGTGCAACTAAAAAAAATGTTGCCCGTGGTCCTGCCCCGATCTCCTCAGGCGGCTATTTCGCGTTTTATTTTTTACATAAGGCCGTTGACAAGCGTTGTCGGTCTGGTAGATTTCAGGCAGTGTAACTAAACTGTAACCGTTGTCGGCGCGCGGCCGGTGTTGGAATGGTGCCGGCAAATCATTGGAATGGAGGTCTGCTTGATGGGGATCAAGGGCGCAGCATTGAAAAGCATGATGGGCTTGATAGTAGCCATATCGCTGGCTGGGTGTGGCAAGGACAACACGGTCGTTGTCCAGGGGGCGTCGACGCAGAACGTGCTCGATCCCTTGCAGTTGCAACAATTTGCCACGCCGTTGACGGAGATCCCGGCCGCCGTCCCCGATACGACGAGTCATCCGGGGTACGATTATTATACGGCAGTGGTCGAGCAGACTACCGACTATGATTTCGGGCTACGCAAGAAAGATGGCAGCGAATTCATCAATCCGGCCACCGGCAAACCGATCCGGACGACCGTCTGGGGCTATCGGACCAACGGGGTCAAGACCGGCTATCTCGGCGCCACGGTGGATGCCCGCTCGACGCTTGCCGGCGAAACCGGCCGGCCGGTGATGGTCAAGTACGTCAACGATCTGCGGGACGCGAACGGCCGTTTGCTCACCAAACATATCCTGACGGTCGATCCGACCCTGCACGGCGCCAACATGGGCGAGCCGGAGATCCGGATCGTTACCCATCTGCACGGCGGCCACGTGGCGTCCGAGTCGGATGGCCATCCGGAAGCCTGGATCACCAACGACCCGGCAGCTCAGACCGGCTTGCCGGCCGATCCGGTCAGCGGCCGTCCGGCGCGGCCCAACGGTAATACGGTTACCTATACCTATGCCAACGATCAGCTCGCCGAGCAGCTCTGGTATCACGATCATGCCATGGGGATCACCCGGCTCAACGTCTATGCCGGCCTGGCCGCCAATTACCTCCTGCGCGACAGTCACGAAGATTCGCTCAATTTGCCCAAGGGTCCCTACGAACTGCCGCTGGTCATCCAGGACAAGTCCTTCAACCAGGACGGTTCGCTGCATTATGATTCGAATCCGCTCGTTGCGGCGGACGGCACCCAGAAAACCGACAGCAACGGCAACCCGGTCCGGACCTCGAATCCTGAGTTCTTCGGCAATACGATCACCGTCAATGGCAAGGTCTGGCCCTACCTGGCAGTTGAGCCGCGCAAGTACCGGTTCCGGATCCTGAACGGTTCCGATTCACGGTTCTACCACATGTGGCTCGAACGCACCGACGGGCAACCGATCCCGGTGGGGGCCATCACCCAGATCGGCAACGACGGCGGCCTCCTCCCCGATGCGGTTCAGATCGGCGACAGCCAGGGGAACGGACTGCTCCTGGCCCTTGCCGAGCGGGCCGACGTGATCATCGATTTTTCCAAGTTTCCTGCCGGGACCAGCATTACCGTGCGCAATGATGCTCCTACCCCCTATCCTGGCGGGGATACCGTGTCGCCCAGCACTACCGGCCGGATCATGCAGTTTCGGATCACCAAGCCGCTGGTCGGCACCGATACGAGCGTCATTCCCGCCCACCCCCGGGTGCCGCCCGTGCTCGGCGCGCCGGACAATACCCGCTACGTCGATCTGCAGGAGACGCTGGACAATGTATTGGTCTACGATCCGAACACCGGCGCCATTGCCACGCGGCTGAAACTTTTGCTCAACGGCCTTACCTTCAATGCTCCGGTTACCGAGAAGCCGGTCGTCAATACCGTTGAGGACTGGGTGATCATCAACGATACGGTTGACACCCATCCGATGCATCTGCATCTGGTCGATTTCGAGGTGGTGGAGAAGGGTAGTGTGGCGCCGGGCGCCTATACGCCGGCTGACGGTGCTGGTGGCATGCCGACGGTCGCCCCCGGCGGGCTCCGGCCGAATATTGAGCCGGACGGTGTGCCGGCCGGCCCCGACTCGCCCTATACCGTCCAGCCGCAGGAGCGCGGCCAGAAGGATACGGTGCGGGTCCCGCCGGGCGACGAACTGCTCGGCTCCCAGGGCTACGTCCGGATTCGCGCCAGGTTCGACCGGATCGGCACCTACATGTGGCATTGCCACATCCTGGCCCATGAGGACCATGAGATGATGCGGCCGTTCATGGTGGTGCCGGCACCGTAACCGGCGATGCCGGTAGCTGGAACGTCGAGGGGGCCGGTAATGCCGGCCCCCTCGAATCGTTTACCGGTTTCGACCGGTCTCCGCGGTGTTGCATGCCGGGTCGCCCGGCTCCAGGGTGAAGGTGAAGGTTGCCCCCTGACCGGGTGCACTTTCGGCCCAGATCCTGCCGCCGTGCCGGGCGATGATCCGTTGGACCGTGGCCAGGCCGATGCCGTTCCCTTCAAATTCATCCATCCGGTGGAGGCGCTGCAGCGGAACGAACAGCCGGTCGGCATGGGCCATGTCGAAACCGACTCCGTTATCCCGCACAAAATAGCTGCGGATGTTGCCGGTGGCGACCATCCCCAGCTCAATGACGGTCTGTTCGTTCCGTGATGAGTATTTCCAGGCGTTGTCGATCAGGTTTTCCATCACCGTCCGGAGCAGGTGCCGGTCGCCCGTGGCGGTCATCCCCTCGGCGATGATGAAGCGGACCTGCCGTTTCGGTTCCGCTGCCAGCAGTTCGTCGGCGACTTCCCGGCAGAGCTCGGTCAGATTGAAGGGGGCGAACTCCATCCCGGTCCGGGAGACCTGGGAGAGGGCCAGCAGATGGTCGATCAGGGTGTCCATCCGCGCCCCGGCCCGCTGGATACGCCGGATGTAGTCAATCCCCTTGTCGTCCAGCCGGGGCCCGCAATCCTCCTCGAGCGCCTCGATGAAGCCCCGGATATGGCGGAGCGGGGCCCGCAGGTCGTGGGAAACCGAGTAACTGAATGATTCCAGTTCCCGGTTGACCGCCTGCAACTGGGCGGTCCGCCGGGCGACATTCTTCTCCAACTCCTCGTTGAAGGCCCGCATCTTCTGCTCGGCTTCCTCCCGTTCGCTGACGTCGATGGCAACGCCGCTCACCCCCGTTACCGTCCCTGCCGGATCGTAGACCGGAAAGAGCCAGGTGTCGAGGACCAGTTTGCCGACCCGATGCGTCACCTTGACCTTGTCGCCGGCCAGTGCCTGGCGGAAGGAGGCGACAATTGCCGGCGCGTCGCCGAATTGCTCGTACACGGTGGCCCCGACGACCTCTCCTTCGTGGAGGCCCAGTTTCTCCAGCCCCTTGCCCGTCGAGAGCGTGACGATCCCCTCGCGGTCAAGGTCGAAAAGAATGACCGGGACACTGTTGACGATGCTCTCCAGGTGGATTTGGCTCTCCCGCAGCGCCTCCGCCCCCCGCTTGATCTCGGTGATGTCCCGGACGACCTCGATAGCGGCGACAATGTTCCCTGCCGCATCGCGCAAGGGGCTGGCCGTCACTTCCATGTGGAGGACCCCGGCTTCGGTTCTGGCCGAAGTCTGGCGCCGATGGATCAGACCGTCGGTGAAGCATTCGACCAGCAGGCAGCCATCGCAGATCGTCTCTCGATTCTGGTAGGCCCGGTAACAGTACTCGCCGAGGTGATCCCCCTGCTTCTGCCGATGAATGCGGTTCTGATAAAGGATGCGGAACGAGGTGTCCTGGACTGTCAACGCATCGCCGAGCGCCGTGAGTACCGCCTCCAGCTTGTTTTTTTCCTCGACGATGATGTTTTGGGCCTGCTGCCGCTCCCGCAGGTCGCGGGCAACCGAAAGGAAGAATTCATGGCCGGCATGGCTTACCAGCCGGACGTTGATCTCCATCGGGATGGTACTGCCGTCCCGCCGGCGCTGCTCCGTTTCGAAAAAAGCGTAACCCTGTTTTCTGATCCTGGCGACCAGTTTCTGCCACTCGGCGAGATTGCTGACGTTAAGCGCCAGTTCGTAGATGCGCTTATCCAAAAGTTCGCTGGCGGTGTACGCGAGGTTGTCGCAGGCCTTGTCGTTGACATAGAGAATTCTGCTGTCGCCCGGAGAGACAATGAAGATTGCATCGTTCGACTGGTTGATCAGGGTCCGGAAAATCTCCAGCTCTTCCTGAATTTGCCGGCCGTGCGCCGCGGCCTGTTCCAGCTCGGCAATCCGTTGCCGCAGCACGCAAAGTTCGTCGGCCGGTTGCTCTTGCAACGTTTCAGGAGTCTCCATCGATCAACCTCTTTCCCGCTGGCGGCACGAGTTGCCGGGAAACGGGACGTTGTCCGGCTGGCTTGGCGACAGCCGGAGGGGGGGCAATGCTGAACGAAACTATACATTCCAAATGGTTGGTAATCAACTTAAGCGCTTCTCATCCTGCACGACGGTCGGTCGCCGGCCGTTTCGGGAGAAGCTGACAAGGGGGGTGGGAAAACGATGGGGAGAGCCGGCGACGATGGGGGAATGCCGGCAAAGCGGGATGGCGGCGGCCGGCGCCTAGACCAGCCCGTTGGGAGCAATGTGTCCTTCCAGACCGAGTTCGAGCACTTTTCGGTGCGGCAGGACCCATGCCCGTTCTTCGGTGCTCCAGTGGCCGCCGGCAGTTTTGACCCTTTCGCGCAGTTCGGTTTCGCCGATGCCGATTCGAATCAGGGCGTACCGTTCCCGCTGAATCACTTCGCAGGGGAGCCATTCCTGTTCTTCGATAATCAGTTCGACGGTTTTGTAACGCTTGCCCCGAGCCTTGTCGTAACGGTAACGGACGCAGATCAGCTGCTCACCGTACGATTTGAGCAGGGCCAGGGTCCCTTTCTGCCCCGGTCGCAAGGTGGTGCCGATGGCGATCCTCGACTTGTCTTCCAGGGTGAGGTCGTCTTCAATGAGCGGTGGGGTCAGCTGGTTCGTCGACAGCAGGTTGCCGGAATTCTGGTGCGACATGGCAGTCTCCTTCGCGCAACGTGTTACTGGGGCGGCCGGCGGTACGCCAACCTTTTTGCCGTGCTACCGCTGATCTTTTACCAAAAATGTGCCAGAAATTACTTTCCAGTGATTACGTGGCCTTAGCGGGAGTGAAGACTCAACGGCTAAAGGGCTAAGTGTAAAAAAATTTTACGCTGACATGAATAGCTGAGTGTTGTTGGTGTGTTACGCGGGCGTAAAAATATTTTACAGTAAAAAATTTTTACGCCTGCGCCAGAATCGGCCCCGGCGGCGGAATCGGGGCCGTTCCCTTTACCCGCGGCAAAAAGAAGATAGGATTGTTTCAGGCGTTGGCGAACAATATTTTCCGGAGGATATGCATGACGACCCCGCGCGATACTTCTCTTGACCGGACCCTTCCCCTCGGCAGCGACCCGGCTCTGCGCCGCCGCTTTATGGTGGTCGACGAACCGGACCTCCGGGGAAATCTCCGCTTTGGCTTGCTGCTCGAAATACTCGATACGGTGGCGGAGGAGACTTCGCTTCGTTACGTCAACCGGTTCTACCCCGGCGCTCGGGTCGTCACGGCGGCCATAGACAATATCCTGGTCCGCCATGCCGCCGACGTTACCCGGGATATCGTCTTCCATGCCCGGATCAACCACGTCGGGCGATCCTCTGTCGAAGTCGGCATCCGGGTCGAACAGCCCGGCGAGCCGATGAATCATATCGCGTCGTGCTATTTTACGATGGTGGCCCGCTCGGGAGTCGGCGACTCTGCAGTGAGCCTGGCCCTGCCGCCCTTGGAATATCTCGACGATACCGAACGGCGGCGGGAGCGGAAGGCGGTTGCCCGGCGGGAGGAGTATCGG contains:
- a CDS encoding PAS domain-containing sensor histidine kinase; this encodes METPETLQEQPADELCVLRQRIAELEQAAAHGRQIQEELEIFRTLINQSNDAIFIVSPGDSRILYVNDKACDNLAYTASELLDKRIYELALNVSNLAEWQKLVARIRKQGYAFFETEQRRRDGSTIPMEINVRLVSHAGHEFFLSVARDLRERQQAQNIIVEEKNKLEAVLTALGDALTVQDTSFRILYQNRIHRQKQGDHLGEYCYRAYQNRETICDGCLLVECFTDGLIHRRQTSARTEAGVLHMEVTASPLRDAAGNIVAAIEVVRDITEIKRGAEALRESQIHLESIVNSVPVILFDLDREGIVTLSTGKGLEKLGLHEGEVVGATVYEQFGDAPAIVASFRQALAGDKVKVTHRVGKLVLDTWLFPVYDPAGTVTGVSGVAIDVSEREEAEQKMRAFNEELEKNVARRTAQLQAVNRELESFSYSVSHDLRAPLRHIRGFIEALEEDCGPRLDDKGIDYIRRIQRAGARMDTLIDHLLALSQVSRTGMEFAPFNLTELCREVADELLAAEPKRQVRFIIAEGMTATGDRHLLRTVMENLIDNAWKYSSRNEQTVIELGMVATGNIRSYFVRDNGVGFDMAHADRLFVPLQRLHRMDEFEGNGIGLATVQRIIARHGGRIWAESAPGQGATFTFTLEPGDPACNTAETGRNR
- a CDS encoding multicopper oxidase family protein — protein: MGIKGAALKSMMGLIVAISLAGCGKDNTVVVQGASTQNVLDPLQLQQFATPLTEIPAAVPDTTSHPGYDYYTAVVEQTTDYDFGLRKKDGSEFINPATGKPIRTTVWGYRTNGVKTGYLGATVDARSTLAGETGRPVMVKYVNDLRDANGRLLTKHILTVDPTLHGANMGEPEIRIVTHLHGGHVASESDGHPEAWITNDPAAQTGLPADPVSGRPARPNGNTVTYTYANDQLAEQLWYHDHAMGITRLNVYAGLAANYLLRDSHEDSLNLPKGPYELPLVIQDKSFNQDGSLHYDSNPLVAADGTQKTDSNGNPVRTSNPEFFGNTITVNGKVWPYLAVEPRKYRFRILNGSDSRFYHMWLERTDGQPIPVGAITQIGNDGGLLPDAVQIGDSQGNGLLLALAERADVIIDFSKFPAGTSITVRNDAPTPYPGGDTVSPSTTGRIMQFRITKPLVGTDTSVIPAHPRVPPVLGAPDNTRYVDLQETLDNVLVYDPNTGAIATRLKLLLNGLTFNAPVTEKPVVNTVEDWVIINDTVDTHPMHLHLVDFEVVEKGSVAPGAYTPADGAGGMPTVAPGGLRPNIEPDGVPAGPDSPYTVQPQERGQKDTVRVPPGDELLGSQGYVRIRARFDRIGTYMWHCHILAHEDHEMMRPFMVVPAP
- a CDS encoding HD-GYP domain-containing protein gives rise to the protein MNEAYYRPVSIEAIEPDIFPAMPLYLRRDGNHVLYKGPEQRFAVTDRIRLEKNNVEFLYVRTGDLEELTEQLEASLPAMLGREDISGTAKGKILYQTAINYLDDLFTEPERTANAARCRDIAASLVRYATTERRALAAIASVVPHNYYTFVHSIQVTALALMLHADLGHPGDDPVEVAIGSLLHDFGMAFIPREIINQPHSLKDVEYLKIKQHPQFGYDYLEKLGVYGDTPLAVVRLHHERSDGTGYPLQLKGNAIPHAVQLVSLCDVYCALTTDRPYRKATGHSDAVRLMREELRGAFDREMFRNFESLMGRIVENG